From Candidatus Rubrimentiphilum sp., one genomic window encodes:
- a CDS encoding glycosyltransferase family 39 protein gives MRPPVRAALIGAAIAALATLPGLGSGTLWDNSETAYGEVAREIFLARDWVVLHLNGSPWFVQPPLYFWLAAICAKIFGVTTFALRLPAALATIAMGAMTAYAVARQAGARAGVYASLILSTCLMQAIVGRLAIMDALLDLGVAAAIFWWFRAVQTGRDSYFIYGWIAAAFGFLAKGPVAPVAALLVMVPYYLWERRATHARPPSWRAWAAGLAIFVVIVAPWFAALWMRAGGGAVAQLLGHYTFGRYTGTIENQGGPLWYYVPVLILGFFPWIAFFPSALAFGIKQLREPAATTPERGLQQLVRLSIVWVLVPFIFFSFARTKLPNYVALELPAFALLVALYFESVVERVRSRSALISTSAVPLTILLLAIAIVWFSRDNRLTTELYVAARSLIWVGAAIFAGSIAAFIVLLNRKRAEAAPYVLAVSMVFALGFLGLLVLPQAEQFKPVPHLAAVIDRDRQPGDAVAIQNFSGGNALVFYTQPVVYVLASPDARRADDGADPRNVICGSPRTWLVAPRHRPFTSQTFGRARHLVSNWGEANLYLYDGPACS, from the coding sequence ATGCGACCTCCCGTCCGCGCCGCGTTAATAGGAGCGGCTATCGCCGCACTGGCGACCCTCCCCGGACTCGGCAGCGGCACGCTTTGGGATAACAGCGAGACCGCCTACGGCGAGGTGGCCCGGGAGATCTTCCTGGCGCGCGACTGGGTCGTTTTACATCTGAACGGCTCGCCGTGGTTCGTACAGCCGCCGCTCTATTTTTGGCTGGCGGCGATCTGCGCGAAAATCTTCGGCGTCACGACTTTTGCGTTGCGGTTGCCTGCTGCTCTGGCGACCATTGCCATGGGCGCGATGACGGCGTATGCGGTGGCGCGCCAAGCCGGCGCACGCGCCGGCGTCTATGCGAGCCTCATTCTTTCCACGTGCCTGATGCAAGCGATCGTCGGCAGGCTGGCGATCATGGACGCGCTCCTGGACCTCGGCGTCGCGGCGGCGATCTTCTGGTGGTTCCGCGCGGTGCAAACGGGACGCGACAGTTATTTCATCTATGGATGGATCGCGGCGGCGTTCGGCTTTCTGGCGAAGGGCCCGGTGGCGCCGGTTGCCGCGCTGCTCGTGATGGTTCCATATTACCTGTGGGAGCGCCGCGCTACGCATGCGCGGCCGCCGAGCTGGCGCGCGTGGGCTGCGGGCTTGGCGATTTTTGTGGTGATCGTTGCACCTTGGTTTGCCGCGCTGTGGATGCGCGCGGGCGGCGGCGCCGTCGCGCAACTGCTCGGGCATTACACGTTCGGCCGTTACACGGGCACGATCGAAAACCAAGGCGGTCCGCTTTGGTATTACGTGCCCGTGCTGATCCTGGGATTCTTTCCGTGGATCGCATTCTTTCCGTCGGCGCTCGCGTTTGGAATCAAACAGTTGCGCGAACCGGCCGCGACGACTCCCGAGCGAGGTTTGCAGCAGCTCGTCCGGCTCTCCATTGTCTGGGTGCTGGTGCCGTTTATTTTCTTTAGCTTTGCGCGCACGAAGCTGCCGAACTATGTCGCGCTGGAACTTCCGGCCTTTGCACTGCTGGTAGCGCTTTATTTTGAATCCGTCGTCGAGCGCGTACGTAGCCGCTCGGCGTTGATCTCGACATCCGCCGTACCACTGACGATTCTGCTGCTCGCGATAGCGATCGTCTGGTTTTCGCGCGACAACCGTTTGACAACGGAGCTCTATGTGGCGGCGCGGAGTTTGATCTGGGTGGGCGCGGCGATCTTCGCGGGATCGATCGCGGCCTTCATCGTCCTGCTCAATCGCAAGCGTGCGGAAGCGGCGCCGTACGTGCTGGCAGTCTCAATGGTTTTTGCCCTGGGCTTTCTCGGGCTGCTGGTTCTGCCGCAAGCCGAGCAGTTCAAGCCCGTGCCGCATCTCGCCGCCGTCATCGATCGCGATCGTCAACCCGGGGACGCCGTGGCGATACAAAATTTCTCCGGCGGCAATGCCCTCGTGTTCTATACGCAGCCGGTGGTGTACGTCTTGGCGTCGCCCGATGCGCGCCGCGCCGACGACGGCGCCGATCCGCGCAACGTGATCTGCGGATCGCCCCGCACCTGGCTGGTCGCTCCGCGGCACCGGCCGTTCACCTCGCAGACGTTCGGACGTGCGCGGCACCTCGTCTCCAATTGGGGTGAGGCGAACCTGTACTTGTACGACGGGCCGGCGTGTAGCTAA
- a CDS encoding phytanoyl-CoA dioxygenase family protein — protein sequence MESAETEALLRSLGADESQLTDAERATLDTDGYVIVDLLNAEQLAKVRTAIDRLIAQARLDPTWRAGGTLHLIDLVNDPAFDPVWKSPRLLAAIAHILGYDLKIGSLAYRAPKPGYGAQTLHADYMQVHSGEYMAATAIVALVDFTAENGPTRIVPGSHRQRNTPTPADADTPHPSQRLMQCKAGSAIVFNGHVLHSGTRNVSNETRHALQITFAKRGAAIAGTARIENPTLERVGDAAFLFL from the coding sequence ATGGAGAGCGCCGAGACCGAGGCGTTGCTGCGCTCGCTGGGCGCCGATGAATCGCAACTGACGGATGCCGAACGGGCCACGCTGGATACGGACGGCTACGTTATTGTCGATCTCTTGAATGCCGAGCAGCTCGCTAAGGTTCGAACCGCGATCGACAGACTGATCGCGCAAGCCAGGCTCGATCCGACGTGGCGCGCCGGAGGTACGCTGCATCTGATCGACCTCGTCAACGATCCCGCGTTCGACCCGGTTTGGAAGTCGCCGCGGCTGCTGGCTGCAATCGCACATATTCTCGGCTACGATCTGAAAATCGGTTCGTTGGCCTACCGCGCGCCCAAGCCCGGCTACGGCGCGCAGACGCTCCATGCGGATTACATGCAAGTGCACAGTGGCGAATATATGGCGGCGACGGCGATCGTCGCGCTCGTCGATTTCACCGCGGAAAACGGCCCGACGCGCATCGTTCCGGGCTCACACCGGCAAAGAAATACCCCGACGCCGGCCGATGCCGACACGCCGCATCCGAGCCAACGTCTCATGCAATGCAAGGCCGGATCGGCCATTGTTTTTAACGGCCACGTGCTGCACTCCGGCACGCGCAACGTGTCGAACGAGACGCGCCACGCGTTACAGATTACCTTTGCAAAACGCGGCGCTGCAATCGCCGGCACCGCGCGGATCGAAAACCCCACGCTCGAACGCGTGGGCGACGCCGCATTCCTTTTCCTTTAG
- a CDS encoding cytochrome b N-terminal domain-containing protein encodes MLNWIDRRTGFVTMAKDFLTEDVPGGASYWYVFGSATLFAMIVQIVTGIFLTFFYAPSAMTAWESTKYIYAHPFQHTVLSIHYWGASAMIALLFLHLLQVVIWGAYKSPREIQWIVGVLLLLTTMVLGLTGYLLPWDMDAYFASQVAINLTLNVPFIGGWIQQFAQDGTTMGTLTINRFFGLHVWLMPAALVALVGAHLAIFRHNGPAGPPVEDPRPLRKGRFWPDQLFMDTVASLLVLIFIVALATFWPPFLDAKADPTVAFTPYPAWYFLDLFGLLNIVPGNLEIIGAIIIPGFATTVLFLLPWIDRSTTRVLGSRKFILWVLAVSLAIIWGLTIWSQLSIMGKQSQAAASAPPAAANAPVSTSASVSPAAKAGQKVYTTNCSSCHGAAGAGMPNVAPPLAGNAFVTGDPKQVILTVLNGKNGAIQVNGQNYNGIMPPWKATLSTNDVANVVTYIRSALGSNSASAVSASDVAKLKK; translated from the coding sequence ATGCTTAATTGGATAGACCGCCGCACCGGGTTCGTCACCATGGCGAAAGATTTTCTCACCGAGGACGTCCCCGGCGGCGCCAGCTATTGGTACGTCTTCGGCAGCGCGACGCTCTTTGCGATGATCGTGCAGATCGTCACCGGCATTTTCCTGACGTTCTTCTACGCGCCATCGGCGATGACGGCGTGGGAATCCACCAAGTACATTTACGCACATCCGTTCCAGCACACCGTGCTGAGCATTCACTACTGGGGCGCGTCCGCGATGATTGCCCTGCTGTTCCTGCACTTACTGCAAGTGGTGATTTGGGGCGCGTACAAGTCGCCGCGCGAGATCCAGTGGATCGTCGGCGTGCTCTTGCTGCTCACGACAATGGTGCTCGGCCTCACCGGCTATCTGCTCCCGTGGGACATGGACGCGTACTTTGCGTCGCAAGTCGCCATCAATCTCACGCTCAACGTACCGTTCATCGGCGGCTGGATTCAACAGTTCGCGCAGGACGGCACTACGATGGGAACGCTCACCATCAACCGGTTCTTCGGTTTGCACGTCTGGCTGATGCCGGCGGCGCTGGTTGCGCTGGTCGGCGCGCATCTGGCGATCTTCCGCCACAACGGGCCGGCCGGTCCGCCGGTCGAGGATCCGCGGCCGTTGCGCAAGGGCCGTTTCTGGCCGGATCAGCTCTTCATGGACACGGTCGCATCGCTGCTCGTCTTGATCTTTATCGTTGCGCTGGCCACGTTCTGGCCGCCGTTCCTGGACGCAAAAGCCGATCCAACAGTGGCGTTCACGCCGTACCCGGCTTGGTATTTCCTCGATCTCTTCGGCTTGCTCAATATCGTTCCAGGCAATTTGGAGATCATCGGCGCGATCATCATTCCGGGCTTTGCAACGACAGTACTGTTTCTTTTGCCGTGGATTGACCGGAGCACGACACGCGTCTTAGGCTCGCGCAAGTTTATTTTATGGGTGCTCGCCGTCTCGCTCGCGATCATCTGGGGGTTGACGATTTGGAGTCAGCTCTCGATCATGGGCAAACAGTCCCAAGCCGCGGCCAGCGCACCGCCGGCGGCCGCTAACGCGCCGGTTAGTACCTCCGCGAGCGTGAGCCCCGCTGCCAAAGCCGGACAGAAAGTCTATACGACAAACTGCAGCTCGTGCCACGGCGCCGCGGGCGCGGGAATGCCCAACGTTGCTCCGCCGCTGGCCGGCAACGCGTTCGTCACGGGCGATCCTAAGCAAGTGATTCTCACCGTACTCAACGGAAAAAACGGCGCAATCCAAGTCAACGGCCAGAATTACAACGGGATAATGCCGCCATGGAAGGCGACGCTCTCGACGAACGACGTCGCCAATGTCGTTACGTACATCCGCTCGGCACTTGGATCGAACAGCGCGAGCGCGGTCAGCGCGTCGGACGTAGCGAAACTCAAAAAGTAA
- a CDS encoding ubiquinol-cytochrome c reductase iron-sulfur subunit yields the protein MPHGFEEAETPEEITRRQWMAKATVAISGVIGLTLAIPIIGSLNPDVGAGGAVWTGLDENGWKQLQTATDKAVHIDINLKSKDAYLPEEASPQSVWGIKVKDPQKFMKDRKDLFTPAGKNMLPYPIVTLGFVLFSPICPHLGCYYNYDAANNKFACPCHGSQFDAVGGLTHGPAARGLDPLPLREQSGVAQIEWIRYAPTIPDRLVVSYTA from the coding sequence GTGCCCCACGGCTTCGAAGAGGCCGAAACACCTGAGGAGATCACTCGCCGGCAGTGGATGGCCAAGGCCACCGTTGCCATCAGCGGGGTGATCGGTCTCACCCTTGCCATTCCGATCATAGGGTCGCTGAACCCCGACGTGGGCGCCGGCGGCGCAGTCTGGACGGGCCTGGACGAAAACGGCTGGAAGCAGCTGCAGACGGCGACCGACAAGGCCGTGCACATCGACATCAATCTCAAGAGCAAAGACGCCTACCTCCCCGAAGAGGCCTCGCCGCAATCGGTCTGGGGCATCAAGGTCAAGGATCCGCAGAAGTTCATGAAGGATCGCAAAGACCTGTTCACGCCGGCCGGCAAAAACATGCTTCCATACCCGATCGTGACACTGGGCTTCGTACTCTTTAGCCCGATCTGTCCGCACTTGGGGTGCTACTACAACTATGATGCAGCCAACAACAAGTTTGCTTGTCCGTGTCACGGCTCGCAATTCGATGCGGTCGGCGGCCTAACGCACGGACCCGCGGCGCGCGGACTCGACCCGCTGCCGCTGCGCGAACAGAGCGGCGTCGCACAGATCGAATGGATCCGCTACGCTCCGACGATCCCCGATCGCCTCGTCGTGTCGTACACAGCATAA
- the ccsB gene encoding c-type cytochrome biogenesis protein CcsB: MQPKMPLDEVLMIVALGAYIVSALALLVYLFSRDEWLRHLGIPLAIIGCVAQFAQLIARYEITGIWPLLNLYGSLSLFAAVAVAIFIFFAFRYNLWFAGAFVIGLAAIFLAYGITWNEGTMPAVPSLQSYWAKIHVPLVVSSYAAFMVSFVMSILFLVKYYFERYFGGQPVTPFADVAGVAMRSTYAYQAASLAIQDAGLTVTPVSFKMDTPNIVAAASQGNAVAQWLNTIPSLAQLDVLIYRIVAVGLPLLTLGIITGAMWAHESWGHYWQWDPKETAALFSWIVYAIYMHLHTRNAWRGVRSAWVSVGGFLSIMFCYFGVNIFISGLHSYKL; encoded by the coding sequence ATGCAACCAAAGATGCCGCTCGACGAAGTTCTGATGATCGTCGCGCTGGGCGCGTACATCGTCAGCGCACTCGCGCTTTTGGTTTACCTGTTCTCTCGCGACGAGTGGCTGCGGCACTTGGGCATTCCGCTCGCTATTATCGGCTGCGTAGCGCAGTTCGCACAGTTAATCGCGCGTTACGAGATCACCGGCATATGGCCGCTGCTGAACCTTTACGGCTCGCTGTCGCTCTTTGCCGCGGTTGCTGTAGCGATTTTCATTTTTTTCGCATTCCGCTACAACCTGTGGTTCGCCGGCGCATTCGTCATCGGCTTGGCCGCGATCTTTCTCGCATATGGCATAACGTGGAACGAGGGCACGATGCCGGCCGTGCCGTCGCTGCAATCGTACTGGGCAAAGATTCACGTCCCGCTCGTGGTCTCGTCGTACGCGGCGTTCATGGTTTCGTTCGTCATGAGCATTCTGTTTCTCGTGAAGTATTATTTCGAACGCTATTTTGGTGGTCAGCCTGTGACCCCGTTCGCAGATGTCGCCGGCGTGGCGATGCGAAGCACGTACGCCTATCAGGCCGCTTCGCTCGCAATACAGGATGCCGGCCTTACAGTGACCCCGGTTTCATTCAAAATGGACACGCCGAACATTGTAGCCGCCGCTTCGCAAGGCAACGCCGTCGCGCAATGGCTCAACACCATTCCGAGCCTCGCACAACTCGACGTGCTGATCTATCGCATCGTCGCCGTCGGACTGCCGCTTTTGACATTGGGGATAATCACGGGCGCGATGTGGGCCCACGAGTCCTGGGGCCATTACTGGCAATGGGACCCCAAGGAAACGGCCGCTCTCTTTTCCTGGATCGTCTACGCGATTTACATGCACTTGCATACGCGCAACGCGTGGCGCGGAGTGCGCTCCGCATGGGTCAGCGTTGGCGGCTTCCTTTCGATCATGTTCTGCTACTTTGGCGTGAACATATTCATCAGCGGCCTCCACAGCTATAAGTTATAG
- a CDS encoding cytochrome c biogenesis protein ResB — protein sequence MRALYDDFVRTFGNVLFAVCLFLVWGLLTLIGVVIGQGKDPSVYFDAYAAPLARLILRLNFDNIYHTPYYVGIIGLILLSLAVCTFKRVIPARLPPLRAVNIEKIPLHASIDVRGDAAGIRDRVETFFRTRGWQVRKRELGGTEWTFADKHNWARRGVLVAHAGFVIIAAGTTIYWAKGFSGDEAIVTGQTVSVPHTQTSIRLNGFSYKIKPILTKSGMVYQPIDYVSRVTAIGKDGVPRQATVRVNHPLDVDGTLFYQNSYGFALRFGVTHDGVRVPALANRDYLTGDEIALPGTQRTVAVAQFVPTVDRLSGQPSADPRVNHPAVFLQIFDNGQAAGAGLVPMNSAIDVGGGWRITPQRYLFVSGIQYTHDPGVPLVGIGAFVLLAGLIISFHMLPARFFVRVDPTPAGATIGVAATTVKGYDIFEKQFNDLVAELDRDLNPRRPAPKLNLAEAT from the coding sequence ATGCGCGCACTGTACGACGATTTCGTTAGGACGTTTGGGAACGTGCTTTTTGCGGTGTGCCTGTTCTTGGTTTGGGGTCTGCTCACGCTGATTGGCGTGGTCATCGGTCAAGGCAAGGATCCCAGCGTGTATTTCGACGCCTACGCTGCTCCGCTCGCACGCCTCATCCTGCGTCTCAACTTCGACAACATCTATCACACGCCGTATTACGTCGGCATCATCGGGCTCATTCTGCTTTCGCTGGCGGTCTGCACGTTCAAGCGCGTCATCCCAGCCAGACTTCCTCCGCTGCGCGCGGTGAACATCGAAAAGATTCCGCTGCACGCGAGCATTGACGTCCGGGGCGACGCCGCAGGCATTCGCGATCGCGTCGAGACATTTTTTCGAACGCGCGGCTGGCAGGTGCGCAAACGCGAACTGGGCGGAACGGAGTGGACGTTCGCGGATAAGCACAATTGGGCACGGCGCGGCGTACTGGTGGCGCACGCCGGCTTCGTCATCATCGCTGCGGGCACGACGATCTACTGGGCCAAAGGCTTCTCGGGCGACGAGGCGATCGTCACAGGTCAAACGGTCTCGGTCCCGCACACGCAGACCTCGATCCGGTTGAACGGCTTCTCCTATAAGATAAAACCGATTCTCACCAAGAGCGGCATGGTCTACCAGCCGATCGATTACGTTTCTCGCGTCACCGCGATCGGCAAAGACGGCGTACCGCGGCAAGCCACGGTCCGCGTGAATCATCCGCTCGACGTCGACGGCACGCTCTTCTATCAAAACAGCTACGGTTTCGCCTTGCGCTTCGGCGTCACGCACGACGGCGTGCGCGTTCCGGCTTTGGCGAACCGCGATTACCTTACGGGGGACGAAATCGCTCTTCCGGGAACGCAGCGCACCGTTGCCGTTGCTCAATTTGTGCCGACCGTGGACCGTCTCAGCGGGCAGCCCTCCGCGGATCCGCGCGTCAACCATCCCGCGGTATTTCTGCAAATCTTCGACAACGGCCAAGCCGCCGGCGCGGGGCTTGTCCCGATGAACTCCGCGATCGACGTCGGCGGCGGGTGGCGCATCACTCCGCAGCGGTACCTGTTCGTGAGCGGCATCCAATACACGCACGATCCGGGCGTTCCGCTGGTCGGAATCGGAGCGTTCGTACTCTTGGCGGGCTTGATTATTTCGTTCCATATGCTGCCCGCGCGGTTCTTCGTGCGCGTGGACCCGACACCGGCGGGCGCCACCATCGGAGTTGCTGCGACGACGGTCAAGGGCTACGACATCTTCGAAAAGCAATTCAACGACCTGGTCGCCGAGCTCGACCGCGATCTCAATCCGCGGCGGCCGGCGCCGAAACTCAATCTGGCGGAGGCAACGTAA
- the tatC gene encoding twin-arginine translocase subunit TatC has protein sequence MSFTEHLRELRKRLLISIVTVFGLGVVLFIPAPYAIDFLKNAYFHNVQLHAFGPADAILAEFKFSIYAAIVLGLPVLLYQLWMFVVPAFHPRTRKLVYVYIAPSVILAFAGIAFAHFVVLPRVVGTLILVTNNIATPTFGIESTINFLLLIFLAFALIFQTPIIMVALARIGIINSAFLRRNRRYFLFGFFVCGAILAPDGNPLTMALMAVPMYLLYEASLWIIVLLEKSWRAEALSVGS, from the coding sequence ATGAGCTTTACGGAGCACCTGCGGGAGCTCCGTAAACGTCTCTTGATATCGATCGTCACGGTCTTCGGACTGGGCGTCGTACTGTTCATCCCGGCGCCGTATGCAATCGATTTTCTCAAGAACGCCTATTTCCACAACGTCCAGCTGCACGCGTTCGGCCCTGCCGACGCGATCCTGGCGGAATTCAAATTCTCGATCTACGCGGCAATCGTACTTGGACTGCCCGTACTGCTTTACCAACTGTGGATGTTTGTCGTGCCCGCTTTTCATCCGCGCACGCGCAAACTCGTCTACGTCTACATTGCGCCGTCCGTGATACTCGCGTTCGCCGGAATCGCGTTCGCGCATTTCGTCGTGCTGCCGCGGGTTGTCGGCACGCTTATTTTGGTGACCAATAACATCGCCACGCCAACTTTTGGAATCGAATCGACGATCAATTTCCTGCTGCTGATTTTTCTGGCATTCGCGCTGATCTTTCAGACGCCGATCATCATGGTGGCGCTGGCACGCATCGGCATCATCAACTCGGCCTTCCTGCGCCGAAACCGCAGGTACTTTCTCTTCGGCTTCTTCGTCTGCGGTGCGATCCTCGCCCCGGACGGCAACCCGCTGACGATGGCGCTTATGGCCGTGCCGATGTATCTGCTGTACGAAGCCAGCTTGTGGATCATCGTCCTGCTCGAAAAGTCGTGGCGCGCTGAAGCGTTGAGCGTAGGATCGTAA
- a CDS encoding twin-arginine translocase TatA/TatE family subunit, with translation MHPILALGSPEIIMIIIGLGVLLFGAEKLPKLARSAGLAKKEFMVGQAEADLAAAKAREDARVRAQEAGADVMDNVSQNNASGTGADIPPPTTDKGTLSG, from the coding sequence ATGCACCCGATTCTCGCCCTGGGAAGCCCCGAAATCATCATGATCATCATCGGGTTGGGCGTCCTGCTCTTCGGAGCGGAGAAGCTGCCGAAGCTCGCGCGCAGCGCCGGTCTGGCGAAAAAAGAGTTTATGGTGGGACAAGCCGAGGCTGACCTGGCGGCTGCCAAAGCGCGCGAGGATGCTCGCGTGCGCGCCCAAGAAGCCGGCGCCGACGTGATGGACAACGTCTCGCAGAACAACGCCTCCGGCACCGGCGCCGACATTCCGCCGCCAACTACGGACAAAGGAACGTTAAGCGGCTGA
- a CDS encoding polyprenyl synthetase family protein produces the protein MIQNARVNGRRDEIETFFRDTFTTDNPLITEAVKRMLAAGGKRLRPRLTLMAAHVRDPKPDRHLQLAAYMELIHVATLIHDDVVDNAQTRRGVNATAVDFGNRISVLAGDYLFAWIFKNVTESYPPPIPNILSAVLAEICDGEVLQLRSLGDLSLSQDAYVEIVAKKTASLFAAAAECGAIAGGASAREVRALRDFGLNYGIAFQMRDDLLDVTADAATLGKPVGNDLAERKMTIPLILALQTGGADLCGMVERFYEGREQDTGAVIDGIRRSGAVEATRTQIAEYAGRAEHSLQPLQDGAAKDELRLLAAEVTEKLF, from the coding sequence GTGATTCAGAACGCACGTGTCAATGGGCGGCGCGACGAGATCGAGACGTTTTTTCGCGACACGTTCACCACCGACAATCCGCTGATAACCGAAGCGGTGAAGCGCATGCTGGCGGCCGGCGGAAAACGTCTGCGCCCGCGGCTCACGCTGATGGCGGCGCACGTGCGCGATCCGAAGCCGGATCGCCACTTACAGCTGGCGGCTTACATGGAGTTGATTCATGTCGCCACGCTGATTCACGACGACGTCGTCGACAACGCGCAGACCCGGCGCGGCGTCAATGCGACGGCCGTCGACTTCGGCAACCGCATCAGCGTACTGGCGGGCGATTATCTCTTTGCGTGGATCTTCAAGAATGTCACCGAGTCCTACCCGCCGCCGATTCCGAACATTCTTTCGGCGGTGCTCGCCGAGATCTGCGACGGCGAAGTGCTGCAGCTGCGTTCGCTCGGAGACTTGAGCCTCTCGCAAGACGCGTACGTCGAGATCGTCGCCAAGAAAACGGCATCGCTTTTTGCCGCCGCGGCCGAATGCGGAGCGATTGCCGGCGGCGCAAGCGCGCGAGAGGTCCGGGCGCTGCGCGACTTTGGATTGAACTACGGCATCGCGTTTCAAATGCGTGATGACCTGCTGGACGTGACCGCCGATGCCGCCACGCTCGGAAAGCCCGTCGGCAACGACCTGGCCGAGCGTAAGATGACGATTCCGTTAATTCTGGCGCTGCAGACAGGCGGCGCCGATCTCTGCGGCATGGTCGAGCGTTTCTATGAGGGAAGAGAGCAAGACACCGGCGCCGTCATCGACGGGATCCGGCGCTCGGGCGCGGTCGAGGCGACGAGGACGCAGATCGCCGAGTATGCCGGACGCGCGGAGCATTCGCTCCAACCCCTCCAAGACGGCGCAGCCAAGGACGAACTGCGATTGCTGGCCGCCGAAGTGACCGAAAAACTTTTCTAG
- the ubiE gene encoding bifunctional demethylmenaquinone methyltransferase/2-methoxy-6-polyprenyl-1,4-benzoquinol methylase UbiE, with product MNATPTAHPPGTDKSDYVREMFAEIAPRYDATNKVISAGMDEGWRRRTIALLRPPHNGRILDLACGTGDIVFHLVRTDPSLRVTGVDFCEPMLEGARARAQRIRGEIDFVEGDVMRLPFADNTFDGATMGFAMRNVADIDATLREVRRVLKPGARFANLDMSKAPNAAWKACFDLYFYRIVPLIGGLVSGSRQAYTYLPNSLTHHPNAEALRDRFTAAGFENAGFARLMGGAVAVHYGSKPQ from the coding sequence ATGAACGCTACTCCGACGGCCCATCCGCCCGGCACCGACAAGAGCGATTATGTCCGCGAAATGTTCGCCGAGATCGCGCCGCGCTACGACGCGACGAATAAGGTCATCAGCGCGGGAATGGACGAGGGCTGGCGCCGGCGCACGATTGCGCTCTTGCGGCCGCCGCATAATGGGCGGATCCTCGATCTTGCCTGCGGCACGGGCGACATCGTTTTTCATTTGGTGCGTACCGACCCGTCGCTGCGTGTAACCGGCGTCGACTTTTGCGAACCGATGCTGGAGGGGGCGCGGGCACGCGCCCAACGGATTCGCGGCGAGATCGATTTCGTCGAAGGCGACGTGATGCGGCTGCCGTTTGCCGATAACACTTTTGATGGCGCGACCATGGGATTTGCCATGCGCAACGTGGCCGATATCGATGCAACGCTGCGCGAGGTGCGGCGCGTGCTCAAACCGGGCGCGCGGTTTGCAAATCTCGATATGAGCAAGGCTCCCAACGCCGCCTGGAAGGCGTGCTTCGACTTGTATTTCTACCGGATCGTGCCGTTGATTGGCGGACTCGTCAGCGGATCGCGGCAAGCCTACACGTATCTGCCGAATTCTTTGACGCATCATCCCAACGCCGAAGCCCTGCGCGACCGGTTCACTGCCGCGGGATTTGAAAACGCCGGCTTCGCGCGGCTCATGGGCGGAGCGGTCGCAGTGCACTACGGAAGCAAACCGCAGTGA
- a CDS encoding phospholipase D-like domain-containing protein — MISLISEKQVVAAIRGARSVLLTAYALRPGRVLENLEDAARRGASVRVRLEGRPYGDTAGHLIADNRRAVKALRRLGADAKLVDTNARNGPALHMKAAVCDGVAYLDDRNWPDGGDTIVRDDFRTDIAAIEAAALRQPSVRSEEFWTSKAQALAAERRLLASAAHAKRVDVESESFGSGGGAYGELKRLAQSGVPCRLIVAQRDLNAKSERALASLAQAGVAVRVSSSDEKMAIVDGARAWIGSANATSSYVNGDQIDWGLRTDAPDVLAHLRRRFQSTWNTATPLSS, encoded by the coding sequence GTGATTTCGCTCATCTCTGAAAAGCAGGTCGTCGCCGCTATCCGCGGCGCGCGATCGGTCTTGCTGACCGCTTACGCGCTTCGTCCCGGCCGGGTCCTCGAAAACCTCGAAGATGCCGCCAGGCGCGGTGCGAGCGTGAGGGTTCGTCTCGAAGGACGGCCTTACGGCGACACCGCCGGCCACCTGATCGCGGACAACCGTCGTGCGGTGAAGGCATTGCGCCGGCTAGGCGCCGACGCCAAACTCGTCGACACCAACGCGCGCAACGGCCCGGCGCTGCACATGAAGGCCGCGGTCTGTGACGGCGTTGCGTATTTGGACGATCGCAACTGGCCCGACGGCGGCGACACGATTGTGCGCGACGATTTTCGGACTGACATCGCCGCGATCGAAGCAGCGGCGCTTCGACAGCCGTCCGTAAGAAGCGAAGAGTTTTGGACGAGCAAAGCGCAAGCGCTCGCCGCCGAACGGCGTTTGCTCGCCAGCGCCGCGCACGCGAAACGCGTCGACGTCGAAAGCGAGTCGTTCGGATCGGGCGGCGGCGCGTATGGCGAATTAAAGCGCTTGGCGCAATCCGGCGTTCCGTGCAGGCTGATCGTCGCGCAGCGCGATCTGAACGCCAAGTCCGAACGCGCGCTAGCGTCGCTGGCGCAAGCCGGAGTAGCCGTTCGCGTCAGCAGTTCGGACGAAAAGATGGCGATCGTCGACGGCGCGCGCGCGTGGATCGGCTCGGCGAATGCGACGTCCAGTTACGTGAACGGCGATCAGATCGATTGGGGCCTGCGAACGGACGCACCCGACGTGCTCGCGCATCTTCGCCGCCGATTCCAATCTACGTGGAACACGGCAACCCCGTTGTCATCCTGA